One region of Scomber scombrus chromosome 10, fScoSco1.1, whole genome shotgun sequence genomic DNA includes:
- the kcnk15 gene encoding potassium channel subfamily K member 15, with the protein MPTPRMKKQNVRTLSLILCMFSYLLVGAAVFDALESESESSRRRILEQKRNEMKKKYRFSEDDYREIERVVLQAEPHRAGRQWKFAGSFYFAITVITTIGYGHAAPGTDAGKVFCMFYAVLGIPLTLVMFQSLGERMNTFVRYLLHKAKQCLGFHHTEVSMENMVLVGFLSCIGTLCVGAAAFAHFEGWSFFHAYYYCFITLTTIGFGDFVALQKKEDLQEKTPYVAFSFMYILVGLTVIGAFLNLVVLRFLTMNTEDERRDAQERASLKRDRGLLDGAVGVHVEQGRDGHRGRNRGNLVHSRSHSTLFLPIEEGTSRTNLIASPAEDQEGGRSPCRHRLHLQIKAGKHRPESSLSSLCSCVCYRLGICDSPLMSHSEHHGCHINSVYYNSVSYRIQGCSPGSRDNTGLSSPGSTLSPGHSFREFSRSRRKSV; encoded by the exons ATGCCGACACCGAGGATGAAGAAGCAAAACGTCCGGACCCTGTCGCTCATCCTCTGCATGTTTTCCTACTTGCTGGTCGGCGCCGCGGTGTTTGACGCGCTGGAGTCTGAGTCGGAGAGCTCCCGCAGACGCATCTTGGAGCAGAAGCGCAACGAGATGAAGAAGAAGTACCGTTTCTCCGAGGACGACTACCGCGAAATCGAGCGAGTGGTGCTGCAAGCTGAGCCCCATCGCGCCGGCAGACAGTGGAAATTTGCTGGCTCTTTTTACTTTGCCATAACAGTCATCACCACCATTG GTTATGGACATGCAGCACCAGGCACAGATGCAGGAAAGGTCTTCTGCATGTTCTATGCAGTGCTGGGCATCCCTCTGACTTTGGTCATGTTCCAGAGCCTGGGAGAGAGGATGAACACATTCGTCCGCTATCTTCTACATAAGGCGAAGCAGTGTCTGGGCTTTCACCACACCGAGGTGTCCATGGAGAACATGGTCCTGGTGGGTTTCCTGTCCTGTATTGGTACACTGTGTGTGGGGGCTGCAGCTTTCGCCCACTTTGAGGGATGGAGCTTCTTCCATGCTTACTACTACTGCTTCATCACACTCACCACCATCGGCTTTGGAGACTTTGTGGCCCTGCAGAAAAAGGAGGACCTCCAGGAGAAAACCCCATATGTGGCTTTCAGCTTCATGTACATCCTGGTGGGCCTGACTGTTATTGGGGCCTTCCTTAATTTAGTAGTGCTTCGTTTCCTCACCATGAACActgaggatgagaggagagatgctCAAGAAAGGGCGTCACTGAAAAGGGACAGGGGCCTTTTGGATGGGGCTGTGGGTGTCCATGTTGAACAGGGCAGAGATGGCCACAGGGGAAGGAACAGGGGCAACTTGGTGCACAGTCGCAGCCACAGTACGCTCTTCCTCCCGATTGAGGAGGGAACCAGCCGCACCAACCTCATTGCCTCCCCAGCGGAGGaccaggagggagggagaagccCCTGCAGACACAGGCTGCATTTACAGATTAAGGCAGGCAAACACAGGCCAGAATCAAGCCTCAGCTCCCTCTGCTCCTGCGTATGCTACCGCTTGGGCATTTGTGATAGTCCTCTCATGTCCCACAGTGAACACCACGGCTGTCATATCAATTCTGTTTATTACAACTCAGTCTCCTATAGGATCCAAGGTTGCTCGCCAGGTTCCAGGGACAACACTGGACTTTCTTCCCCAGGTAGCACACTCTCGCCTGGGCACAGCTTCCGGGAGTTCTCCCGTTCAAGGAGAAAGTCGGTGTAA